From Chaetodon trifascialis isolate fChaTrf1 chromosome 24, fChaTrf1.hap1, whole genome shotgun sequence:
ATTCTGAGAGTCGTCAGTCTGAAACAGCCTGAGCTGAGTTCTGGCTTCCTGTTCTCTTACCGGACACGGCAGCGACGCCCGCCGGTCGACCCTCGTCGGGACCAGTGGCTCCACGCTGCTCCTGCTTTCGGCTCTTCTCCTCTCCGACTCCTCTGCTCCGTCCTCCCCCTGCACCGTCTTCTCCTGCTGTTGCCCCCTTCTGTACCGCTGCATCCAGGCATTGAAGATCCGAGaatcttcctcctcatcctcatcctcatcctcctcttcctcctgcccatcctcctcttcctcacctgcgCTCAAAGGGCTCGGGTCCTCTGTGCTTAAAAACACGTCTTCTGTGTCTGGATCCATCGCAGGGACGTTTATGGCGCTAACAGCTAACTGTgcttcaacaacaaacaaactttatgctaagctacgctaaatGTGAGCCTGGCTTCTGCTAAGATACAGCAGATTTATTGAATTTATGGCCACGCTATGCTGGATTAAACAGAGTGAAGGTCTATTTGAGTAATTACAGCTCGCCTGTGATAATTAAAACCACACATTCAGAGGCTGAACCACAGCAAAGCTCACACTTCACTGAGCTGGCAGGTGGACAGTTTGAGAGCGGGGCGGCAGGTTTAGGTGTCTGGATGGATGAAGAagtaatggatggatggattatatGAGCAACGGATCCATAAATCCAGCCTTGACTGTCGATCCGTCTCAGCGCCCCTCGGATCCATACAGATCCAAAGATGAAGCCGGTCAGCCTGAGcggcctccacctcctccacaggtCCACGTCCACGTCGTCTGTCCTCGTCCTGGACGCTGATTTTTCTTGCTTCTGTCttgctgtttctgtcctgcttcctgcgctgctgtcagctgaacaCTGTTAATCCATTTACTGGAGcacaggtggagggaggaggattACACCTGGCTTACTGAGCTATCTGTGTCAGAGCAGATGACGGAGGAGAGTCGTTTCACTGCCTTCTCAGCGGCTCAGCTTCACTGATTAACTGCTAATCGTATCTTATCAATGCTTTTTCACTGGGTCTTCTTCATTCTGCCATTTATTTGAGGACGTTTAATAATTAGTAATTTGTCTTCACAATGCAAACTTCGctcctcttgtttttttattttgtcataccagaaaacatttcttttcttttggaaTAAATATAGAAGAGCAATGGTTTGAAACTTTTATGtaatttatttcattaatgAGCTAAAACTTCTGGCACAATCTTTTTCAAATAGATACATTAATTAATCTATTTTCTTTACCAAATATATGTCTACTGTTGTTCTCAACAGAGCTGATTTGGATGGTTTTCACTCCAAAtatgtctttttaaaaagcaCTCGAATGATATTTCAGCCAGCTAAAATATCAGCTGatcttatcttattattttATAACATTCTgacataaaaatagaaatattatCTGATCActtgtatttgtttattataGGCTAAAATATTAATATCAGCCTCATTAAGTTCACAGAAATTTACTGATTTCATGAATTAATACActagagacaaaaacaaagcttaTTTACAAAACCGGAAGTGCTTCGTGTGCTTCCGGTACGAAGGCGGGGCTGCTGTTAGCTGGACTGTAAACATCAGGTAGCTGTTAGTTCACCCAGCTAACCTGATTTTAGTGCAGTGTTGAAACGTGAACAAGAAGTGCGCGGCAGCAGAAGCGGCATGGGTACGTACAGATGACGTTTAGTCGTCGGtttactgtgttttcatcagcGTTTGTTTCTCATCTCACAGATTAACTAAATAGCAAACGTTAGCCAGCTAGCCCAACTTGTGGTTGCTCGTTGAGCCGATACGTTCCAAACTCCCTGcagaaaaatgttgtttttgatcTGTTTTGACTCATGGAAGGTTATATATAAGAGGAAATCGTGCAATCGGTATTGCCAGTCGTTTGTAGATTAATCTAATTGAATTCGGCAGATGTGCAACATACAAAACGGTGTTTATTTTAGTCAAGAAGAGCATTTAAAGGGGTCAAAAGCTGTTAATAACGCCAGGTCTTTTGAGCCAACTAACCACAGCTAATGATAACGTTACTGAATTAGCCCCAGCTTGTTGTTCTCCACACATCGTGTTCATACTGAGAGTATTGTATCCCTGAATAtatgcattcattcatcaaCACTCACATCTTAAATTAATGATTAACTAACGTGAGACGCATTACATGGAGCCAGGGTCAAGTGTGGCGGTGATAGCGACTGGCGCTGCCactctttaaaaaaatgatAGATTTAGGAAATAACAGTTTAGCCATATCATGTGTTCGATATTGTGCCGAATTGACGACCTGTTATTATTTATTCGGAAAATATCTtaaatccagtgtttttaaGCTGTGCTACTTTGCTAATCGAAAACAAATTCTTAATTCCGGGATTTCTTAATGGAGTTTGGCGGGAAAGCTTCGTGCTAAAATTTAATTTCCAAACTCTGATTTCTGTGGGCAGATGGACAGAAGTAACAGTTTGTGTAGATTTAGTCACAGACCACCTGAATATACCTGCGAAGCCATGAAGGTgtggcagcagtgacacacCTCAGTGAGCCATGACTGGATGCAGCCGCACCTTGAGAAGAAGAAGGTGTTCGTCCTGACATGATCAGTGGCTCTGTTCCACTCAGGTGTCGCAGTGTGACAGCATGAGCGATGCCAGTGCCCGAGtttgaagcagctaaatggaaccCAGCCATCATTCATAAAAACACCTGTCACATGTTCCTCCCCCCCCAGCCTCCGctccccccctctcctccctgcgcctcctcatccctcctctccgCCTGCTGACGGCTGCCATGTGGCAGGTCGCACGCCAGCAAAGCGTGAAGCATTATGGGATGCTGGAGGACTTTGTTTCCCTGGTAACCGAGGCTGTCCcgcagctgctgacagacaggcagaggagcctgctgctgctggcgctGAGAGCCAAGGTGAGTGGAATGTAAAGAAATACACTtatgaggtacttgtacttcagtatttccatttacTGCTACGTTCCAGAAGCGGGGGGTGGGGCGAGGCGCCTGCTGTGCCGGCTGACCTTGGCACTTATATGTTCATTCTTGTTTTGGTAAATCATGCCAAGAGCGTCTCGCAGGTTGGCGCCAAGCAGTCTGCAGCCAGAGATGTTTGGATGCATCCCATCAGGCCTGAAGCGGTCTTCACGCTTCCAGAGATaatgaaattgtcaataaagtCTCTCCCACGGTGAGGCCTGCCGGCGCTCAGGGCGAGGAGTCGACGCCTCTCCTCAAGGCTGAACGAGGCCGGATGTGAAAGCATGTTGTGACTGACTGTCGCTCTGCTTTCAGGACGTCAGACGGCGGCAACAGCTGGAGTCAAATTCAACAAATAATGTGAACGTGGCTTCATTTTTATCTGCGGCTGTGCAGGAATAACAGGGTTAAACACACACGTGAGAACAGGAAGCTGTGAGCGTCGTGAATGGAGCTCAGCAGCTGCTCACGTCTGAGCCGTCACACTGACTCACAGGTGTCCGTCGTCCTCGAGTGTCGACGCTTTGAATGTGAATCCACAAACAGTCGACGGACCAGTTTGGCAGTTTTCACCTCAACAACAGAGACGTCCCTGTTTGAACATGTTCATCAGCAGAGCGCGTCTTCCCTCTGTGCCTCAGGTGACCCTCTGCGACCCGGAGCCACAGGCCGGCCACGCCCACCTGGACCGCATCCGCTCCGCCTCCAAGGCGACGGTGAGAGAGGCAGATTCAGAGTCCGTCATCACCTCTGTCATCACCTCCGTCATCACCTCCGTCAtcacctccttctctgctttctGAAAGTTTCAAATGTTGGTTCAGGTTCGATGTCTTTCTGTGTTCTTCCAGCAGCCCGATGACGAGGCAGACGAGTGGTCTTCTGCTCTGGTGACTCTGACCAACAAGGTGGCAGAGAGTCCGGCGGACCGACAGCGCCTCCTGCAGGTCAGTGGTGCAACAACAGCGTGACGAGGCGTTTGAGTGCTGCAGGTTTTCTAACGGACGCATCTTCTCTGTCGGTTCAGGAGGTCTTCAACCAGAGCTTCGACTCCGCGCTGCAGTCCCTCGTGTCCGACTTCCTGTCCAGGATCGAGCAGCTGTTCCCCGTCCCCGACTTCAAACAGGTgctcagtgacctctgacctttgtttGTAAAGTGCATGTTTAAATGTGCTGCTTGACTTTGTCTTCTggttcccatcatgctttgtgggatggaaacaggaagtgagacgttttcttttgtatttgctgtgtgtgagctCCTGTTTACGCTGGATGTCCAGACAAGTATCTGAGAAGGTTTGAGTCGTCCTCTCAGTGTTTTAAAGTATGTAAATGAGCTGTGCGTCATGGCGCCGCCTGGCGGTCTGAAGAGACGCCAGCGTTATTACGATTCATCCCGAGGGGACATGAACGTAACGTCTGTGTTACTCAGGCTGCCTCCTGGCTCGATGCTGCCCCTGGTGGTCTGGACGACTGTCTGCAGGAGCCGGACAGGGACGATCTGAGGGTGCtgttgaccaatcagagctgccTGCTGGGAGGAGCAAGCGCCACAGGTACGAAAGCGTCTCTGAACAGGAACGCGatgaaaagcttaaaaacatcaaaaacattttcaccatatttattgtttttttattgattatctaactgatttttttctcagtgaGTCACGACACAGAGACCGTCCTCCTCTCAGCCTGGTCCCACCCCCTCTTCACCAAGCTGATCAATCCTGACCCTCCTCCTGCCCACACAGAGGTCCAATCAGATCCTCTCCCTGATAAGGTCAGTCCTGCCGTCCAGCCGGACGTGGAGCTagtgaaggtggaggtggtggtgatgaCTGAGGACGAGCAGGAGCAGGTAGAGGagactgtgattggtcagaccGCGTCGCCTGTGGATCAAGAGGCGTCCAATGAGAGTTCAGTGGTGGGCGGTGACGAATGTGCCGTCACAACTGTGACTCTGGAAGTGGACAGGTGAGACACCTCCTCATGTTTTGTCCTGAGTCAGCTGTGTCCCCGCTCATGTGCTGATTCCACCAATCAAATTGTCTCCTGTCAGGTTAAAGGACTCACCTGGAACCTTTGCTGACCAATTAGAAGACAcaggtaagacacacacacacacacacacacacacacacacacacacacacacacacacacacacactgatgaactCAACAGACACACTGACCGTGTTTCTTCCACTTACCTTTTGTCACAGttgaccaatcagatcactCCTGCTCTGAGGTCACAACCAATGCTCTGTTCAGCATTTCCCATAATTCTCAGCGGGTCGCTCACAGGTGTCCTCAGTGTGGCAAATGTTTCATCTACCGTTCTCAGGTCAGTGTGTCAGGAcggcattttatttattatcagtCACATGAAGTACTgcacagttttgaggtacttgtactttgcttGAGTACtacagtacatgtacatgaTGATGAGTACTTTCTTCCCTCGCTGCCGTCCACAGGTGATCCGTCACCTGCGTAGCAATAAGTCGTGCGGGTCAGCCTTAACGACGGCCGGAGCTTTGACCCTTCAGATTCCACCTGCTGTTCCTGAAGAAGAGCCCCGCCCCCCAGAGCCCCGCCTCCCAGAGCCCCGCCCCTCCAGGAGCCACTCGTGTTTCCAGTGCAGCGCCGTCTTCAAAACCAAAGGCGAGCTCCTGTCGCACCAGCGCAGCCACCGGACCCGCCCCGTCTACCAGTGCGGCCAGTGCGACAAGGAGTTCCACCACCTGTCCAGTCTGTCCAACCACAAGCAGACGCACCTGGACAAAGGCGggttcacctgcagcaggtgcGACAAGGTGTTCGAGTCGGCCAAGGAGAGAGACGCCCACCGGCTGCAGCACCGGCTGCCGGACCTCACCTGCACGGTGTGCGAGCAGGCGTTCAGCTCTCAGACTCAGCTGCTGCGACACCTGCAGACTCACTCTGTGGAGGGCGCCGAGCCTCGCTACAACTGCCGCTTCTGCGACCAGACCTTCTCAGGTAACGTCCTCGTCACAGGGCGGCGGAAAGACGGCCGACTCTGCGCTCCACAGTTCAGTCTGCGCTCACTGGCTCACCTGAAGTCTCAGTTTGACACCTGTCGTCCTGACGTCTTCGCTAACTCTGGTCTTTGCTCTTCAGGGGTGACCCAGCTTCGGATCCACCAGCGCACGCACACGTTCCGCCTGTACCAGTGTGACCAGTGCAGCAAGACGTACGGCTCGCTGACCGGCCTGCACTCGCACCGGGCGAGCCACACGGCCGAGAGCCGCTTCCTGTGTCCGCAGTGCGGCAAACGCTTCAAGACCCGCGACGGGCTGGAGGGCCACCTGAGGACGCACAGCGGGGAGCGGCCCTACCGCTGCCCCTACTGCCCCAAAGACTTCACCGCGCTCGCCGGCCTCAACGTGCACGTGCGGCGGCACACCGGGGAGCGCCCGTACGTGTGCACGGTGTGCGGGAAAGGCTGGCCGTCCGGAGGAGACCTGCAGAAGCACATGAGGACTCATACAGGCGAGCGGCCGTATGTCTGCCAGGACTGCGGCAAGGCCTTCTCCATTTCCTGTCACCTGACCGAACACCGGAGGAttcacacaggtgacacacgCCGCAGAGGCCCCATAACATGAATAAGTCATGTCTTTTAAAGAACTATTTAGATTTAAAGCAGTGGTTGTGAAATGACTCCATGATGCTCCGTCATGAAACTGACTGAcgttctctgtctgtccatctgtccatctgtctctctgtctgtccatctgtccatctgtctctctgtctgtccatctgtccatctgtctctctgtctgtccatctgtctgtcgtCCAGGGGAGAAGCCCTTCTCGTGTCCAGAGTGCGGTAAATGTTTGCGGAGGAAGTTCGATCTGAAGAAACACATGTTGTCTCACAGCAGCGTCCGTCCATACGCCTGCGTTTACTGTCCCAAGAGCTACACCCGCAAGACTCACCTGAACAGACACCTGCTGACGCACAGGACTGCCGACAgcgaggtggtggtggagatgGCTGACGATGCCTGAGCTTCATCACGCTGAGTCTGCTTCACCCTCCAGGAAACCTGTTTTTTAAACCTTCTTAACTGTGAATCACTGCAGTGTCAACTGCTTCATGAGCGTGTCTGTCGTGTGTCTGTCGTGTGTCTGCAGCGTGTCTGTCGTGTGTCTGCAGCGTGTCTGTCGTGTGTCTGTCGTGTGTCTGCAGCGTGTCTGTCAGATGTCTGTCGTCGTCGTCGCTGTTGTTTCCTCGTATTTGTCAGTGAAGATCAGCACTAGTCGTCTGACCACctgatgaactgatgatgaCCAGACGGTGATGCTGCGTCGTGAGAACCGAGCGTCCAATGGGAGGCTCTGGttgtgttgccatggagatTTTGTATCTGTGCTTTGCGTATATAAAAGCtgttgtgtttaatgttgtGACTCTTCTGACTTTATTCACCACCAGagcttttatttgtcacacaagaTGAAACGTTTCAGTAATCAGACCTGAGGTCAGCGCGACCACGTCAAATCAGTTTATTAGCATCGTCTTCAGGGACGGCGTCTAGTCGTCGTCTCCTCCTGCCTTGTCGATAACCTTCCTCATCCACCTGCCCATCCTGAACAGGTGAGTGTAGAAGCCGTACTTGCCGTCCCGGTCGCAGCCTTCGCCCCACGACACGATGCCCATCTGGTACCAGCGGTTCTCTGCCGGATACTGCAGAAGAGCAAAGGATGATGGGCTTTTCTTTGTTCGTACGTGATGACTGTTTCAGTTCATACAGACCTCAGATCAGTTCTTAGTTTTAGCTTCTCTTGTCGAGACGTTTTCTGTTATTCCAGCTGTTCCACTCATGTTTGCCCACAGGAGGCGTTTTAGTgatcaaatacattaaaaaaacatgtacgAAGAGCTTTTTACAGGTTTAAATACTCATTTTAAGTGTTAAACAGGAGACTTAAAATGTGGATTGATGATTCTCACCTTCATCACAAACGGTCCACCGCTGTCTCCCTCACAGGCGTCCCCACGTTGACTGTCCTCTGGTTTAAAACCTGCAACAAACAGTCGATAGTTACGAGGAACTGAAGCAGTTTGGTTTCGAGATGATGCCTCCTAATGCTAGCATTTAGCATTAGCAAGTTTAAAGatgaccatgttcaccatcttggATTAGCATATTAACATGCTAgcttttgctaattagcagtaaagtacagctgaagctggtGGAGGAAGAAGTACTCCGGTCTTTTACTTGATTTAAAGTATcagtaccacagtgtagaaatacttcTTCGTCATGATGCCGAATGACTCATTTCAGAAAAACACTGGATTATAATGACATCATCGTTTATGAGTTATACTTTGTATCGATAATCTCAATCTGCAAAGCAAAGTTCTAAACGTTGTTCTTGAACAGATGTGGAAACAGACGTTACCTGCACAGAACATGTTGTCGGTGATCCTGACCGACGTGGAGCTGCGGCAGGTGTCCTGATCCACGATTGGTAGATGGATCTGCTGGAGGACTGTGGGTAAATTTCTTGCCGCTGGGTTCCAGGTCTCCTTCAGGTTCCCCCAACCGGTCACTCGGCCCTTAAAGCCTTCAGTCATGAGCCTGTCGGGGAGGTCAATCAGAAACAGATGAGCTCTGTGGAGGGTTCACGGGCTGAACAGCTGGCTGAGGGTGTTGTGAGCTGGCCTTACGTCTTGGCGACCTTCTTGTTGGGCAAGCAGATGGGGTGGATCTCATCGGTGAACACGACTGGCCGTCTCATGTGCAGCAGAGCGATGTCGCGGTTCAGGTTTTCCTTCCAGTTGTACTTCGGGTGGACGATGATCTGGTCGATGGCTACGATCTTCTCAGTGTTGCGTTCGAACCTGGAAAGTTTTGGAAACGTTCTTGTCAGTCTAGGTCCGAAAGAAACGACGTGGACCGTGAAAACTGGCAGACAGGTCTCACTTGGCCCTGTTGTGTTTTCCCAGGCGGACCAGGATGTCGTTGGTGGTGAAGTTCTTGTTCCAGGGCGGGTAGAGGATGCAGTGGGCTGCAGTGAGGATCCATTCGTCGCTGATCAGACTGGctccacacagcagctcctgcgGGCTGCGTTTGTACAGCATCACCTGCCTGCAACCGACAGCACCGTCAGTTCGTAGCGGAGCGTGGCGGCACGGTCCGTCTGTGGCGATGGACCAACGGTTGTCCAAGTTCAGGCGTTTGTCCTGAAGACGCTTCCATGGCTTCAGTGAACCATGAAAGCGTCTTCAGAAGAAAAGTAAATTTGATTCTACTGATCATCTTTTCAGCACTGCTACCAGACACGTCAGTAAATGTTGTTACCATGGTGACATCTTATTGTTTGAAGTGTGGTTACCATGGTGCTGAGGCCACCTCGGCGTCATCGCCCCCAACGATTCGTTTGTCTCTGTACGACTCCAACAGCTCGCCCTCCTTCGCATCCATTTTGTTTATCTTTTCAAACAGGGGGCGCTGtccacacactgagacacaacCAGCCAGTGAACCAGTCAGTAAACCAGTCAATCAGTGAATAAACCAGCCAGCCAACGGATGACTCACCGCTCTCTCCTTGTCCAAAGGTGCGAGGATGGAAGAAGAGTTTCTTGGCGGGCCCCAGGACGGAGCGCTCCCTGCCCTCCGTCTCTGTCGTGAGCTCTTCACCGAGCAACGGGTCCTCTAAGAGACGGACGGGTGGAGAGATGGACGGGTTAGAGGTGAGAGGTCACGATCAGCAGTGTGGTATTCTGCAGTAGTACTACTACTCGCAGTGGATTTGTACTCATAGTACAAGTATTTACCACACAGCTCCAGGTCACAGTAGTCGACCGTCAGGTTTCCAGAAATGTCTACGAAGCACCAGGGGCCCTCGGGGTCGTTGTCAGGGTTGCGGCACTTGTTGCCCTGCAGGACGACCTCTGGGATGAACTCCTTGTCCTGGCTGAGGGCCACGGCCTCCGGCGACGACCACTGCAAACAGGTGTGGCCTCCCAAGGTAACGGCCAGGTCCCCGGTGTAGTCGATGCCATAATTTGGCAAACAGTCGTCAGATCTGACTGGTTCAGGAGCCAGAGTGGGTGGGACAAAGGGCTCACcttgacagaaaagagagagtgtgttcaACGATCATCTTGTACGTTGTTTTAACTTGAAACTGACCGTCAAACCACGACTGATGTGGCGGAGCTTCGGATTAAGTAGCAGTGCCAGCAGGTACTTGCCACATCTGGGGACCCTGCAGGTCTCTTTCTGGACTGTGGGGTCTTTGGTGAAACACCAGGGTCCCTCCGGACGGTTGTCGGGGTTTCGACAGAAGTTCTCTTGCAGGATGCTGTTTGGCTCTGAAGCATTAAACTCCCTgtgcacagacaggtgagcagagagacaggtgagcagacagacaggtgagcagacagacgggTGAGCTCacaaacaggtgagcagagagacaggtgagcagagagacaggtgagca
This genomic window contains:
- the LOC139328018 gene encoding zinc finger protein 271-like, whose product is MASAPPLSSLRLLIPPLRLLTAAMWQVARQQSVKHYGMLEDFVSLVTEAVPQLLTDRQRSLLLLALRAKVTLCDPEPQAGHAHLDRIRSASKATQPDDEADEWSSALVTLTNKVAESPADRQRLLQEVFNQSFDSALQSLVSDFLSRIEQLFPVPDFKQAASWLDAAPGGLDDCLQEPDRDDLRVLLTNQSCLLGGASATVSHDTETVLLSAWSHPLFTKLINPDPPPAHTEVQSDPLPDKVSPAVQPDVELVKVEVVVMTEDEQEQVEETVIGQTASPVDQEASNESSVVGGDECAVTTVTLEVDRLKDSPGTFADQLEDTVDQSDHSCSEVTTNALFSISHNSQRVAHRCPQCGKCFIYRSQVIRHLRSNKSCGSALTTAGALTLQIPPAVPEEEPRPPEPRLPEPRPSRSHSCFQCSAVFKTKGELLSHQRSHRTRPVYQCGQCDKEFHHLSSLSNHKQTHLDKGGFTCSRCDKVFESAKERDAHRLQHRLPDLTCTVCEQAFSSQTQLLRHLQTHSVEGAEPRYNCRFCDQTFSGVTQLRIHQRTHTFRLYQCDQCSKTYGSLTGLHSHRASHTAESRFLCPQCGKRFKTRDGLEGHLRTHSGERPYRCPYCPKDFTALAGLNVHVRRHTGERPYVCTVCGKGWPSGGDLQKHMRTHTGERPYVCQDCGKAFSISCHLTEHRRIHTGEKPFSCPECGKCLRRKFDLKKHMLSHSSVRPYACVYCPKSYTRKTHLNRHLLTHRTADSEVVVEMADDA
- the f2 gene encoding prothrombin, translating into MEPTWKPAAVLLLFLLHGCSPQHVFLNSQLASQVLIRSRRANQLFEEVKPGNLERECVEEICDHEEAREVFEQTDKTENFWLKYLDCKGNEMTRTQDNINMIRECIEGQCVSGAGVNYEGNINITRSGRQCQHWRHSFPHPIIREFNASEPNSILQENFCRNPDNRPEGPWCFTKDPTVQKETCRVPRCGEPFVPPTLAPEPVRSDDCLPNYGIDYTGDLAVTLGGHTCLQWSSPEAVALSQDKEFIPEVVLQGNKCRNPDNDPEGPWCFVDISGNLTVDYCDLELCEDPLLGEELTTETEGRERSVLGPAKKLFFHPRTFGQGESVCGQRPLFEKINKMDAKEGELLESYRDKRIVGGDDAEVASAPWQVMLYKRSPQELLCGASLISDEWILTAAHCILYPPWNKNFTTNDILVRLGKHNRAKFERNTEKIVAIDQIIVHPKYNWKENLNRDIALLHMRRPVVFTDEIHPICLPNKKVAKTLMTEGFKGRVTGWGNLKETWNPAARNLPTVLQQIHLPIVDQDTCRSSTSVRITDNMFCAGFKPEDSQRGDACEGDSGGPFVMKYPAENRWYQMGIVSWGEGCDRDGKYGFYTHLFRMGRWMRKVIDKAGGDDD